A window of Acidobacteriota bacterium contains these coding sequences:
- a CDS encoding DNA mismatch repair protein MutL encodes VERLLHELLDQFEREEQATNLEHVRGKIAASIACHAAIKINMPLAQDKMEWLLHELSRTDAPMTCPHGRPVVLRYSLKDIQRAFKRI; translated from the coding sequence ACGTAGAACGCCTGCTGCACGAGCTGCTCGACCAGTTCGAGCGCGAGGAGCAGGCCACCAACCTCGAACACGTGCGCGGCAAGATCGCGGCCTCGATCGCCTGCCACGCCGCCATCAAGATCAACATGCCGCTGGCGCAGGACAAGATGGAGTGGCTGCTGCACGAGCTCTCACGCACCGACGCGCCCATGACGTGTCCGCACGGACGTCCGGTGGTGCTGCGTTACTCGCTGAAGGACATTCAGCGGGCGTTTAAACGCATCTAG